CACACGCTGAAGTGAGTTTTAAGAaggattgattcaattgttttAGAATGATTTTATGTTTGGCTTCATTTATCATCATTTGTTAGTGGTTTCGGAATAGATGATAAATGTTATGCATCATTATGACCAATAAAAGTAATTGTCATACTATATTAACTACAATATCACTTTATATTCATTACAAAATTTCACATTTCTTAGTACCCTGAAAATAACTAAACAAGATGACATTGTTAATATAACAATCACGCAATCCAATTAAGATtccattgaaaaaatataataattgagtACTCAATGGACCAAAAAGATTTAATATAGAATCTCAAGTGAAAATACTCATATTTATCAAGGGCGTGAAACTTAATTAAGCCttcttatttaatattagaCAGAAAATTGTACATGTATtctaatttgattaatttttctgACTGGGGGTCTTATCATTTTCAGAGAAGAACCGCAGAGCATGGCACAGATTTTGGCTCCCTCTACACAATGGCAGATGAGAGTCACCAAATCCTCTCTCCATGCAAGTCCCATTACATCGAACACGTGGAGTTCTTTATTgatgaaacaaaataagaaaaccaGTTCTGCTAAATTTAGAGTGCTGGCAGTTAAGTCTGACAATAGCACCATCAACAGGCTGGAGGGTCTACTTAATTTGGATATCACTCCATTCACGGACAAGATCATTGCTGAGTACATTTGGTATCCATTCTATTCTGCCTCTGAATACCATACTTCATCGAATCTCAGGACTAACTTCCCTACAAGTACTTCTAATACAAAAAAAGAAGGAACATTTAAGGACCTAATTATGTTTAGCGTCTACAATTTGAGGGGAATCTGGAATTAgtcttttatatttgaaaaaaaatattttagtccctcaagtttgaaaaaaaatacattcttaGTTCCTAAACACTGTATTTGAgagattaaaatgattttttcctAAACTAAATTCATCCTACATTTCAAGGACTAGAAAATAATTAAGCCATAATGAAACAAACTTAACATAAAGTTAAAAATCAGCTTACACATGaactaatttgtaattttctcgtatgttaagttaatttttaatttatacacaATCTAATTTAGCTTATGGAGgaacttatttcattttagtcCCTTACAATTTGTTTATAGAGAAGTTTGTTGAAACATATTCTAACTATTTCCGGTGTGACAATGCGAGGTAATTAAAActgattttttgtattttggaaCAGGATTGGGGGGACAGGAATTGATGTGCGCAGTAAATCAAGAGtatgttatttataatgttataaacaGGATAAGAGGAATTAGTATTACCATTGTCATTCGAATTATTTCATTATACTCATGAGAATcctatacttcattttttagaCAATATCAAAGCCTGTTGAACATCCCTCTGAGCTTCCTAAATGGAACTATGATGGATCTAGTACTGGACAGGCACCTGGTGAAGATAGTGAAGTAATCCTATAGTAAGAATTTTGGCACTTATCCATCTGTTAAGCTTGCTAACTCTACCACATTGCAATCTTAATTTGAATCTGTTTTTTATTCTCCCAGTCCCCAGGCAATTTTCAAAGATCCTTTCCGTGGTGGTAACAATATTTTGGTAAGGGCCGTTATGCTTGAAATATGTCTCATGGCATGTTGATGAAATTAAAGCACAGATATTATCAGGTTAAACTGATACTTGCTTTGCAAAGGTCATTTGTGATTCTTACACACCTGCTGGTGAACCTATCCCTACAAACAAGCGACACAGAGCTGCGGAAGTTTTCAGTAACCCAAAGGTCATTGCTGAAGTTCCATGGTATATATAATTCTTCTTATCtttacacataaaaataatttatttatatatttatttttggtttagtgTTAATATCAACTATTGTTGAATAACTCTATGTGACAGGTACTTGGGTATTATGGGGTGTCCAAATTCCACATTGAGTACTGTGATGTGATAGATAATGACTTAACGAGTAATAATGTCAATTAAAATTCTAACATGTTTAGTATTTCTTATCTTTTGATGCCTAACCTTAATAGCTAGCTTTTGAGATTGAGTTTTCCAGCGCTTGGGTACTTGCAGTGTGATATATGCACAACTTCTATGTGTCATGATTTATGACTTAAATTAGAAATAGATAATGACTTAACGAGAAATAGTGCCAACTAAAATTCTGACAGGTTTGATATTTCTTATCTTGTGACGGCTAACGAAATCATGACTGACCTTTCCTTCATTTGATTACGCTTACCGTAGAAGATAACTGAACTTTGGTCTTGAATTACAATCTTAACAGAAAACATGCTAATGTTTGTATGTTGATTGCTCAAAGGTATGGAATAGAACAAGAGTACACCTTACTTCAAACAAATGTGAAATGGCCATTAGGTTGGCCTGTTGGTGGCTATCCTGGTCCTCAGGTAATGTcacttcttttatttcttttggctTTCATTCACAGTATGGTGTGTGGGGGGGTATGTTTTTTGAGGGCCTGAAGAAATTCAGGTTTTGGGTGTGACTTATATGTTGTTCAACCTATGCATTATTAGATAATATGGGACTGTCACACTTATCTCCTACTCCATTCAATATGTCAATTTCATAATGAGGATTTAGTTtgttatgttttcatttttcaggGTCCTTATTATTGCAGTGCTGGGGCAGATAAGTCATTTGGGCGTGATATATCTGATGCTCATTACAAGGCTTGCTTATTTGCTGGAATTAACATCAGTGGCACCAACGGGGAGGTTATGCCTGGGCAGGTACATCTCTTGCATTTCCCTTTGTTTTAAGTCCCACTGTCCCATGAATGTCACATCAGTTTTTCTCATTATTTCTTCTATGCATATTGCAGTGGGAGTATCAAGTTGGTCCTAGTGTAGGTATTGAGGCTGGTGATCATATCTGGGCATCAAGGTACATCCTCGAGGTAATTCACTTTGCCTACCTTTCGGTTTACACACACAGACTGTTGGACTATTTAACAAAAAGGTTAAACTCTTGAAAGAACCGATTCCTAAAGAATATCACACTATCTTAATTCTGTGGAGATTTTTGGTTCAATATAATGTCAAAGGTTTTGGCTTTTGTGTTGTTGTTTATGTTCTGGTAAATCTTTGCTCTAAGCTTGATACATTGCCATTATTTGTGTGCTTACCTGAAAATTGCTCCATATGCTTGTAGTGATGCGTTATTTGCAATGGACAGTTGTTGCccataaatcttttaaaatctttcctCTTTTAGAGGCAGATAAGTAAGGTCAAAGGACACCctgaattattatatttttccaGTTACATTTCTTTAGATCTCTGATGTTCTTAGCattcttaaaaataagtttgaTGGCAGGTGAAAGGTTCGTGCCATTGCTTGTAACTGAAAATTGTTGATTGTCCCGTGTAAACTATACTTTGTGCTTATTCTCTTGTCCCTTATCCAATTTTGAAtcttctaattaaaatattacattttggtATGGCTTGACAGAGAATTACTGAACAAGCTGGTGTTGTGCTCTCTCTTGATCCAAAACCAATAGAGGTACCGTAATGTTTTGATTCTCATCATTGATTACCTATCATAATTGTACTAATTGTTTTGGTGAAACATAGGGTGACTGGAATGGTGCAGGATGCCACACCAATTACAGGTTTTTGCCCATGCTTCTTTGCATTTGTCTTTTTGTTTACTAAATTACTAAGTTTGTAAAACACATTTGCCTTTTAGTACAAAGAGCATGAGGGAAGATGGAGGCTTTGAGGTAATAAAGAAGGCAATTTTGAATTTATCACTTCGCCATAAGGAGCACATTAGTGCATATGGAGAAGGAAATGAAAGAAGGTTGACAGGAAAGCATGAGACAGCAAGCATTAACACATTTTCTTGGGTAGGTTTTCAAAATTGCCAATAACTATTATTGTTAAGGACTCGATAATCAAGTATGAAGCTTTTCTTGTGTGAAGGATACTAATAAAATTGAACTTGCAGGGAGTTGCTAATCGTGGTTGCTCAATCCGTGTGGGAAGAGACACGGAGAAGAATGGCAAAGGTGAGGTCATTTACAACAATTTTTAGTACAAACATTTAGACTTGTAATTGGGGACTAAAAACCATTATCTGGCTTCTTTAGTTTGTCGTGCTTGTGCTGAAGTTGATAGCTGAGATTTCTTCTTGTCTTATCTGACTTTTGAATCATTGCTATTTGCCAATGCAACAACTTCAGTATACTATTAGGTTGATTGATTTGATATTCTTGACGTGTTGCAAAATCTCATGCCTTTCTTTCCTACTTGACGTGTTCTTCTGGCAAATTGTCAATGTTTTTCTGTTACCACTCGTCTCTTgctattttttgttgtttttttttttctgttccaaatattttattatgccaccaaactaaaaatatataatatctaaaattGTCAAATATTGGTTTAGATTAATTATTAACCCTGCCAATCCTCTTGATCATAGGTTACTTGGAGGACAGGCGCCCTGCTTCAAACATGGATCCATATGTTGTGACATCATTACTTGCAGAGACTACACTATTGTGGGAGCCAACTCTGGAGGCTGAAGCTCTTGCAGCTCAGAAATTATCATTGAAGGTCTGAATTTATCGATTGATGGCATTGTGGATGGAACCTGTAGTTTGTAAGGAGCTGGAAAGCTCTTGCACTTTCCTTTTACATCATTACTTGTTTGGACCAAAGAGGTTGCCATGCCCAGTTACATTGGTTGTCATATGAAATGCACATCGTATATCAGAAGTTTGGTTGGTACTATTTGCTTCTGGacaaaaattttcattcttgcTTGGCCACATTCAGTGTCCCCCTCTTGATTTCTTTGCCTAGAAATAACTGAGCTTTCTTTTTtgatcaagagaaaacaactGAGCTTGTATAGCTCGGAATTGCAGGAATTCAATTTTTCTTACATTACAACTGTTTCTTTGGAGGGGAGACTTGGCtgaattaaaatattgagaACCTTGTAATGAACATAGAACCTAAATCAAACCTTGTGTGAAAGGATTTATAGACCTTTCATGAGGTAAACCAGAAAATGGTGGAAGAAAAAGCCATCCTTTGGGTGTGCATTTTGATGGTCATGGAAAAGAACCGTGTCATTTTCAGTGAGCATGCTTTTGTAAGCTATATATAAGTGACATTATATAATCCacacaaaaacaatatttatcagTACAAATAAATCATTAGTTGATAACGAAGATATATGAAGTGTACATGTACAAGCCGCATAATACAAGACATTGAATGATTTGGTCGGTATTAATTAACAAACCATGCtagattttttaagaaaaagtgtGTCGCCTTGACTATAGTTAGCTTCTGCTAATTATAGGTAGTTTCCACCTGTAACCGTTTTCTGAAGTTCGTGTTTTTTCCTCCTTGTCTATGTATCtcattattctttaataatGAAGGAATCGGGCCATTGCTGatgattttcttcttcaataaaaagttaaattaacaAGAAAACTCCTTTCACTTCTTTTGTGTGGAGAAGTATGtcaaaatatatctttaatattaccaaaatttaagataatttacAAAATACTAAACAAGAGATTGAGTAGGCCCAAAAGAAAGAATGAACTGCCACGCCTAACAACTCGGGgcagtgaaaaaataaaaagtctagatttgtgttttttaattgtatactttaaaaattacttttgaaataCAGAAATAAAATACCTTAAAAGTAAGGTAACTATGTAAAGATAATGAGTTCGtacgaaaaataaaaaatgaacaaaaataagTTCGGACTAAACTGTCACCCTGTAATTACTGTGAAATCTAAATAGTAAAAAGATTACTAGGTCCAGTTTAATAGAGAAAAAGTCAATCTGGCggtaaaaatgataaataaaattattttcggtgaaaaaaaaagtaataaatattgactgtctttttttatatatttaatattaaaaaaattaaattttgcaactaaattaaaaattaaatataaaagtaattaattaattgtcaatcCCACCAAGTCTGCTGATAATAAGAACGGGCGATCTTTATTCACCTGGAAGATAGTCCATAATTTCCATTTTCATGGTGTGCTCAATGTGACAGTGAACACAAACCAGAGAGTGCTACCCATTGGGTTAAGTTGTTATCAACATTTCAACCACTCGACCGAATTCTGAAACGTCGCATGATTACAACGCCACGGAGATTGCAGCATAGTCACCGAGTTCGTGAGGAAATTCAGAACCGAATTGCCTCTCAATTCACCCACCCATGAACTGTAACTATGCCACCTTCATTTCGGTCTCATTCCCGCCACCAAGTTCCGTGCTTTTCCCAAAACGCACTTCCGCAATCCTCACGCCGAAGCAAACCCTTTTGGCCAGGAACGTGAGACTCAGAGTCAGAGCAAGCGCTTCAAAGGGTGATGGTAATGCTCAGGCAGCAAATTGGTCCCAGTGGGTCCCCGTAGGATCTTTCGCCGCCGACAAAGTTTTCAGATTGATCGCCGGCGCCACAGCCAGTCCCATTGGCCAGTTTGTTGCGTACCCCACCACGTTTCTTCACTCTGTCGACCCTCGAGTCAAATTGGTCAGTCATATATTATCAATTTCCGCACTTAAAGCTTGTGCTTTTATCTATTATGTTTTCGGCTGAGTTTTGATTATCATGGAATAAACGAACAATTTGGTCTTCATCCTCTTTGTTAAATAATCTTCCTTAtacttataaaattatgtaagtAGTCTCTACAGTACTAGAAATCATGTCGCAGAGTTTCTTAAGTAAGGAAAAACTCTTCAAATTTAGTCTCTTATATGAAATAGTCAACCGAGGAACTAAATTGATAGCTATTCAATATTTAAGAACTATTCAGGAGAAAATGTCATACTTAGGGACTAAATTGATGATTTATTCCACAGTAGATGTTAACTGTCCAGTGTTTTAGTTTTGGGTTtgcaatattttgttttttttataagaatggGAAAATGAAACTCGTGATGACTGCTATGATCATCATTTTAGCAGAGAAATTGGTGAATGCATTGTGTGAACTGAGAGAGTTAAGTGAGAGTGATATTCCGcatgaaacaaatattttaaggCTATGTTTGCTTTACCATTTGACCTCTCCTAGCTTAAGTTTTTTCAATAAACTCAGTTTggtttttcttaaaagtttgtTTGCGCACTTATATTAGGCGTGTTTCAATTGGAAGCAATTCCAAGGTTGCTTTTTAAAACCCAGTTTGcaaaataaaatgcattcaaGCTTATGACTAAAAATAATCCAAATGTGCACAAAGTTTGTTCATGTAACCGTGGCTTTGATTGGCTTCTGCTGACAGTAGTTTGTGATAGTCCTTGATATAGAGAAATGCAACAACTAACCGGTAATTGAAACATAAGAATAAAGCATTGGGTGGGCCGATTTCGTGTACCATCTACTTATTGATCAACCACAGAATTGGACAGGTAGTGAAGTTGCTTATGATACATGTTTGATTATTTTCGCTTTCTGACGCTTAACGTTAGAGTTTTTATCAGCTATAAATTGCGACAAATATTTTGACAGTTGCTAATACATTGGTTGAGTAGCTCGAATGTTTGAATTGTTTGTTTTGGCTGCTTAgtttatgtgtttttgtgaCCAATCAGTCTGATTTCACAGGTATGGCTCTTAGCTCTGGTTGTTCTACCTGCAAGGTCTCACATAATTATGCGATTTGGATTAGTGATATACTTGACTTTGCTTTCAATGTGGGTTCTACCAAGAAATGCTTGGACGGTAAATAATTGTTAACCCTTGACTTATCTAACTCAGGAAGTGGGATCATATTCATATATGTATGGATTGTTCACATTGCTTAATTATGGTTGGTTGTTGATCATTAATTAGGGGGCTGTTGGGATTAATAGTCCAAGGATGTTTGATCTCTCAGTTAAAGCTTTGCATTGTGTTTCATTTGATGTTCACTATTTCTTTAATCATCATGTTAAATGCTTTTTCCTCTCCCCTCTATTCTAAATTGCTCATGGCATTTCTTATTCTTAATGCTTATCTATGATTTGAGTTAGCTCGTACCATATCATAAATAAGTTGGATTTTCCTTTATGTTGTGTGAAATTTATCTGGTTGTTGGCtgtttattctatttatttattttatcttgaagTGATGTGTTGATTGGAGAAATTTCCTGATAATTTCTCTTGTAGGATCAACTGGGAAGAGTTTATTTGCTATCTGGATTACTATTCATAACACTAGGGCTAGGTTCAGATGGTGTACCCGCACTTGTTCAGTTGAGAACGCCACCTCCTGCAATGATGGGGCTTCCTAATCTTCCTGTATCTTTATCAGGTTATGCGTATACAATCACAAAGTTAGGTCCATTAACATTTACCAGGAAAGGCCTATCTGTAGCAAGCACTGTTGCATGTTTGACTTTTACTGTAAGTTGTTCTCTGTATTTCTGCCATGTCTTTTCATTTACTGATGGAAGCTTCCTAAAACAATAGAATTTTTATGACTGACTTTCTGAGAATTTGGTCTGCATTTCTTTGGAAGGTATTTCAAAGTGCAAGTCTCTGCCTCACAACTACCACACCCGAACAACTAGCATTTGCATTACGATGGTTTATGCTCCCTCTGAGATACATAGGTGTTTCTGTGTCAGAAATTGTGCTTACACTTTTACTGTCATTGAGGTTTATCAGTCTCGTTTTTGATGAGGTAGGAGATTAAAGGATTTTACGTACAACATTATGCATTTGATAAACTAGTTTTCATCTGAATTTGATAAATATACAGcttgttttaattgtttcaaatttATATGCTTCCATGATTACTATAATGACCATGCCCAGGCACATAAGGTGTGGTGGCTATTTTGATAGATATTGCTGATTACTGATgcagtctttttttttttttttttttttttttaattagtgttGATGATTGCTTCCTAGTATAGTTGTGACGTGTTTGAATTATTGTAAAAAACACTGCATCTTGTTGcaagaaattagggttttggatGTTGTATTTGTTTATGAATAACGAATCAGAAAACTGTTATCTTAGTTAGTTGGGCCTGAGATGATTAGAGAAATAAGACATGCTGCCTATAAATAATAGATGTGAAAGAAAAGGATATCTTTTCAATTGAGAAGAGTTAGAGACTTAGGGTATTGGGAGGTTCAGTAAGGAACTCAGAGTGATCAAACTTATGGATGTTATGGGAAAGTAAACAGAGCGGTACAATATATCTTCCTGATTTGTACAATTTTGAAGTATAACCAAACAGGAACGAGACAATGTCTCGTTTAATAAAGTTTTCAGTTGTTACTGATGTTTCTATTGGATTTAGCAAAagcaataaataattttcagaaAGACTTTATTAGCAATTTTTCATACTATGGTGGGAAGGTTGGCCTAGATATTAGCAAGTACAACACACAAGTAGATAATAGTAGTAAATAtgtgaattaataaaaattctttggCAAATGGAAGTAAAATTGGACATTTCGTCAACTTAAACTGCTATGCTTAATCCATTCATTTTCCTTTTGCTGTACTCGTTAAAATCCATAATTTCATATTGTTTTGTTGCAGGTCCGGAACATTGCTTTAGGGATTGTATCCCGTAGGATAAATTGGAAGCAGCTGACTGTTATGGAGACCATTGATAGTAAGTAAATATGCAAAAAATGTTgttcttttttataatcatttctCGACTTTCCAGCTAACTAGGTGATGGATATTTAACTCGCACCAAGTCACAGAAATGACCAGTCTCTTGCTATTCCTGAGTTTAGACACCCAAAGATTATCTTTGTCCAGAAAACTACTGAACTCCTCCCTGTCTCCCAACACTACCACAGcagtaaaaacgaaaaataGTTAACTGTCTgcataattaatattgtaacgGTCGTACATAATTGTTTGTTTgcataattaaatatgtaattttccTAAAGTCCTACATAAAGCCCCATGGTTGAGCCCCACATTCTACACCCTCTTCTGGAATATACTTTCCAAACACAAGGTTATTGGAACGAGTATAAGTACTGTCCGATGTGTAGTCTAGGCTTTAGAAATTGATACAATGGAGTGCTTATCGTAACCCATTTGTTGTGTATTTCGATTATAAGGATAATTATACTGGTAATCGCCATCTTTGGCTGCCTATTCATGAACTAAGTCTACTTTTCTTTGAATAGCACTTACATTTTCATGTTATGTGGCATGGATCTTATACTCATAGTTTATCTATTACATTTGTTCAGccattttgttatattaaaatgacactatttaaaaaattgtcaatatTTGGATTGATACATGAATTGCTACATTTACCTTATATGACATGTTAGTGTAATGAACTATGCTAGTCTTATTCTGAACACAATAACGAATGCAAGTGTAATAATCTCAATGAACTTTCTTCTCTGTAATGCTAACAGGCACATGTACTCCTTCTAAATGACAGAATGATAGCAAAATAGGATTTTTTTTGCATGCAGTATAATTAggattttatattatatgatcaATATTTTGTACTGGAAACTTAGTTCTGCAATGGACAGGCTATTCTTGATTAAGTTAATGTTTAATGGATTTACACTAGACTTAAGGCTTTTATTTGaagatttttcttcatttgtcatgattgttttgttttcctttataTGACTTTGCAGTTTTTTTTAACTACTTCCGGCgcatcttcaaaaatattttcagccATGCAGAGCAAATTTCTCAGGTTTATCTTAAACTTACATAGTATTCTTCTTTGTCTAGGTTTCTTTGAAATTCTTCAACCTTATCATATTTGCAACTCATTCTTGATCTGTTGAATAATCAGatgaatttgtttcaaattcatAAACTATTTTGAAGGCTTTTCAGATACAAGCTTTCACTGGTGTCATCTTCAGTTCCCACATATGAAAAGTGACCCAGTTAGAAATgtattcttttgtttatttcataGTTTGAACTCTATGTGGATTCATTAACAATGCTGAGTTTAGAAAATAtgtacttttattaaattagtcTAGCATGTTACTGTATTCAATTTCCCTCGACATCTTGTGGACTGACCTGGAAACACTAATTTGTTGTTATGATTGTATTCATCAGAAAAAAATTCGAAGATTGTGTTCTGATAGTTTAACATAAAATACTGCAGGCTATGATAGTCAGAGGTTTTAAAGGGGATAGTGGCAGTcacaaaatttactttttgtcAGAATCATCGTTTGGGATGGTAGATGCCATATGTTTGCTGTTCTTGACAGTTCTCATAGGAGCTGCTCTCCTGTCTGAGTACTACCTTGTCTAACAATATATGCCACTCCATCTATAAGAGCATTCTAGAGTGATGTTATGTATTTTCATCATTAAGTTAATTTGTCATCTTTCTGTTTGCACGTGAAAAATTAGTATCACATGTGTATGTTCAAGGGCAAGGGAATTTCGTCAGGTTGTGCAGTTTTTCCATAAAGAAGGAAAGATGAACTGAGGAAAATGTGGATGGTTTTGGTATGTTTTATCAGAGATCGAGTGGATTGACACTTTATATGACATGTCTTCCCTACCAGTTTGTTTCAAttcaaatctttttataaaGGTTCAAAAGCAGTATTTTCACGACTCATAATGTCAATAGGCTAAATTATTTCGTAAGCATATCTAAAAGAATATAAGAAGGAAATATGAAATAAtctttctataaattaaaaaaaatcttttataggagaacttttacaaattaatttatacataaaacacaatttaattaaaattgagcAAAACTGATTTATTTAGATAGTCTAATGCATTAAACTATTGAGGTTTGTACTAGTTTCTATTAGTATCacagtataaaaaatattagtgtGTCGTTGTCgtaatatatttagaatttattataGACTGTGTAATAGAGAAGATCTTAATGTGTAATTCGAAACAGGAATTTTAGATGGTATAATCCCAAAATACATATTCTATAATATAGTTTTGAATTGAGTATaagatatatattatagaaTATAGTTTCAAATTGGGTACAAAAGTTTATGAAATAgataagttgtttttttttttcatattgtcATGATAAGAGTAGAAATTAAGAATTGCATTAAGAAAAACCTAACATTGCAATCCAAGTTCTAAGAGCTCTGTATGTATTGGAAGCATACTCTTATATTGCGAGATAGTGATAACTAATCCTAAACCTTATACCAATTTGAAAGttgtaaaaatataagatcATATAATACAACAGGCTGTTTATAGTTGTAATATTTAATGCAAAATATTTGTTCCAGAATTACAAAACTATACTAGAAAGAAAGTTATTAAAGTTTGTGACCAGCTTTTATTTGATCTGTCAGATCTTTTTATGGATATGGCATTGTCTTCTTGAGCTTATAACTTCTCAAGTTAAACAGAAACCAAATTGACTGAAACATTGGTACGATATTCACTCAAAGCCAACA
Above is a genomic segment from Vigna radiata var. radiata cultivar VC1973A chromosome 10, Vradiata_ver6, whole genome shotgun sequence containing:
- the LOC106775732 gene encoding glutamine synthetase leaf isozyme, chloroplastic, with protein sequence MAQILAPSTQWQMRVTKSSLHASPITSNTWSSLLMKQNKKTSSAKFRVLAVKSDNSTINRLEGLLNLDITPFTDKIIAEYIWIGGTGIDVRSKSRTISKPVEHPSELPKWNYDGSSTGQAPGEDSEVILYPQAIFKDPFRGGNNILVICDSYTPAGEPIPTNKRHRAAEVFSNPKVIAEVPWYGIEQEYTLLQTNVKWPLGWPVGGYPGPQGPYYCSAGADKSFGRDISDAHYKACLFAGINISGTNGEVMPGQWEYQVGPSVGIEAGDHIWASRYILERITEQAGVVLSLDPKPIEGDWNGAGCHTNYSTKSMREDGGFEVIKKAILNLSLRHKEHISAYGEGNERRLTGKHETASINTFSWGVANRGCSIRVGRDTEKNGKGYLEDRRPASNMDPYVVTSLLAETTLLWEPTLEAEALAAQKLSLKV
- the LOC106774542 gene encoding protein ABCI12, chloroplastic isoform X1, translating into MNCNYATFISVSFPPPSSVLFPKRTSAILTPKQTLLARNVRLRVRASASKGDGNAQAANWSQWVPVGSFAADKVFRLIAGATASPIGQFVAYPTTFLHSVDPRVKLVWLLALVVLPARSHIIMRFGLVIYLTLLSMWVLPRNAWTDQLGRVYLLSGLLFITLGLGSDGVPALVQLRTPPPAMMGLPNLPVSLSGYAYTITKLGPLTFTRKGLSVASTVACLTFTVFQSASLCLTTTTPEQLAFALRWFMLPLRYIGVSVSEIVLTLLLSLRFISLVFDEVRNIALGIVSRRINWKQLTVMETIDIFFNYFRRIFKNIFSHAEQISQAMIVRGFKGDSGSHKIYFLSESSFGMVDAICLLFLTVLIGAALLSEYYLV
- the LOC106774542 gene encoding protein ABCI12, chloroplastic isoform X2, whose protein sequence is MNCNYATFISVSFPPPSSVLFPKRTSAILTPKQTLLARNVRLRVRASASKGDGNAQAANWSQWVPVGSFAADKVFRLIAGATASPIGQFVAYPTTFLHSVDPRVKLVWLLALVVLPARSHIIMRFGLVIYLTLLSMWVLPRNAWTDQLGRVYLLSGLLFITLGLGSDGVPALVQLRTPPPAMMGLPNLPVSLSGYAYTITKLGPLTFTRKGLSVASTVACLTFTVFQSASLCLTTTTPEQLAFALRWFMLPLRYIGVSVSEIVLTLLLSLRFISLVFDEVRNIALGIVSRRINWKQLTVMETIDIFFNYFRRIFKNIFSHAEQISQAFQIQAFTGVIFSSHI